A stretch of Plodia interpunctella isolate USDA-ARS_2022_Savannah chromosome 15, ilPloInte3.2, whole genome shotgun sequence DNA encodes these proteins:
- the LOC128675748 gene encoding alpha-tocopherol transfer protein-like isoform X2: protein MQGLYQSIYADTGEGKNLQRANMTEVKSPEETDKLVQQMRDWYDSQPHLPKDIDDKFLLRFLHSCYYDVEAATVAMDLFFSIRLSAIDLFSNRDPLSLAMQKTFKITNLAQLRISGNRKLWIWQLNDPGLDNYDYAQDAKLFLLSTDAWLLENDDFLEESDIVLMDVKDISLKFLTKFNMSIAKKMTRYQQEGMPIRLKEIHIVNAPSYIDKIFNLLKPVLKPEITQMVHFHTPKSETLYQYLSRAELPAELGGARGALRGHAAHVADMVARHRDRLNGKLWIPEKKSKSKSKLDPVSSDVAPSFRALAID from the exons ATGCAGGGCTTATATCA AAGCATATATGCAGACACAGGTGAAGGGAAGAATCTCCAG aGAGCCAACATGACGGAGGTGAAGAGCCCAGAGGAGACGGACAAATTAGTTCAGCAGATGCGTGATTGGTACGACAGTCAGCCACATTTACCTAAGGATATag aTGACAAATTCCTCCTTCGCTTCCTGCACAGTTGCTATTACGATGTGGAGGCTGCGACGGTGGCAATGGACCTCTTCTTCAGCATCAGACTGTCCGCTATAGACCTGTTCAGCAACAGGGACCCTTTGTCGTTGGCCATGCAGAAAACATTCAAGATAAC AAATCTAGCTCAGCTTCGAATTTCGGGCAACAGAAAGCTATGGATATGGCAACTAAACGACCCAGGTTTAGATAACTACGACTACGCACAAGATGCGAAATTGTTCCTGTTATCAACTGACGCTTGGCTCTTAGAAAATGACGACTTTTTGGAGGAGAGCGATATAGTCCTGATGGATGTTAAAGATATATCGCTGAAATTTCTTACCAAGTTCAACATGTCTATCGCTAAGAAGATGACCAGATATCAACAG GAAGGGATGCCCATTCGGCTGAAAGAGATACACATAGTGAACGCACCTTCGTACATTGACAAGATCTTTAATTTGCTCAAACCTGTGCTGAAGCCGGAAATTACACAAATG GTGCATTTCCACACGCCAAAATCGGAGACTCTGTATCAGTACCTGAGCAGGGCGGAGCTGCCGGCGGAGCtcggcggcgcgcgcggcgcgctGCGCGGGCACGCGGCGCACGTCGCGGACATGGTCGCCAGGCACCG GGACCGATTAAATGGGAAGCTGTGGATTCCGGAAAAGAAGTCAAAATCGAAATCTAAACTCGATCCCGTGTCGTCCGACGTGGCGCCGAGTTTCAGAGCTCTAGCCATCGACTGA
- the LOC128675748 gene encoding alpha-tocopherol transfer protein-like isoform X1, with translation MQGLYQSIYADTGEGKNLQRANMTEVKSPEETDKLVQQMRDWYDSQPHLPKDIDDKFLLRFLHSCYYDVEAATVAMDLFFSIRLSAIDLFSNRDPLSLAMQKTFKITNLAQLRISGNRKLWIWQLNDPGLDNYDYAQDAKLFLLSTDAWLLENDDFLEESDIVLMDVKDISLKFLTKFNMSIAKKMTRYQQEGMPIRLKEIHIVNAPSYIDKIFNLLKPVLKPEITQMVHFHTPKSETLYQYLSRAELPAELGGARGALRGHAAHVADMVARHRSDMRINHLRTRTYLIRTTYKLKLLTNTFSVNNTFLLGFARTRCN, from the exons ATGCAGGGCTTATATCA AAGCATATATGCAGACACAGGTGAAGGGAAGAATCTCCAG aGAGCCAACATGACGGAGGTGAAGAGCCCAGAGGAGACGGACAAATTAGTTCAGCAGATGCGTGATTGGTACGACAGTCAGCCACATTTACCTAAGGATATag aTGACAAATTCCTCCTTCGCTTCCTGCACAGTTGCTATTACGATGTGGAGGCTGCGACGGTGGCAATGGACCTCTTCTTCAGCATCAGACTGTCCGCTATAGACCTGTTCAGCAACAGGGACCCTTTGTCGTTGGCCATGCAGAAAACATTCAAGATAAC AAATCTAGCTCAGCTTCGAATTTCGGGCAACAGAAAGCTATGGATATGGCAACTAAACGACCCAGGTTTAGATAACTACGACTACGCACAAGATGCGAAATTGTTCCTGTTATCAACTGACGCTTGGCTCTTAGAAAATGACGACTTTTTGGAGGAGAGCGATATAGTCCTGATGGATGTTAAAGATATATCGCTGAAATTTCTTACCAAGTTCAACATGTCTATCGCTAAGAAGATGACCAGATATCAACAG GAAGGGATGCCCATTCGGCTGAAAGAGATACACATAGTGAACGCACCTTCGTACATTGACAAGATCTTTAATTTGCTCAAACCTGTGCTGAAGCCGGAAATTACACAAATG GTGCATTTCCACACGCCAAAATCGGAGACTCTGTATCAGTACCTGAGCAGGGCGGAGCTGCCGGCGGAGCtcggcggcgcgcgcggcgcgctGCGCGGGCACGCGGCGCACGTCGCGGACATGGTCGCCAGGCACCGGTCTGACATGAGAATTA ATCATCTCCGCACACGGACCTACTTGATAAGAACTACTTACAAACTCAAATTACTAACAAATACCTTTAGCGTCAACAATACATTCTTATTGGGGTTCGCTCGCACACGATGCAACTAG
- the LOC128675748 gene encoding alpha-tocopherol transfer protein-like isoform X3: MRANMTEVKSPEETDKLVQQMRDWYDSQPHLPKDIDDKFLLRFLHSCYYDVEAATVAMDLFFSIRLSAIDLFSNRDPLSLAMQKTFKITNLAQLRISGNRKLWIWQLNDPGLDNYDYAQDAKLFLLSTDAWLLENDDFLEESDIVLMDVKDISLKFLTKFNMSIAKKMTRYQQEGMPIRLKEIHIVNAPSYIDKIFNLLKPVLKPEITQMVHFHTPKSETLYQYLSRAELPAELGGARGALRGHAAHVADMVARHRSDMRINHLRTRTYLIRTTYKLKLLTNTFSVNNTFLLGFARTRCN; encoded by the exons ATG aGAGCCAACATGACGGAGGTGAAGAGCCCAGAGGAGACGGACAAATTAGTTCAGCAGATGCGTGATTGGTACGACAGTCAGCCACATTTACCTAAGGATATag aTGACAAATTCCTCCTTCGCTTCCTGCACAGTTGCTATTACGATGTGGAGGCTGCGACGGTGGCAATGGACCTCTTCTTCAGCATCAGACTGTCCGCTATAGACCTGTTCAGCAACAGGGACCCTTTGTCGTTGGCCATGCAGAAAACATTCAAGATAAC AAATCTAGCTCAGCTTCGAATTTCGGGCAACAGAAAGCTATGGATATGGCAACTAAACGACCCAGGTTTAGATAACTACGACTACGCACAAGATGCGAAATTGTTCCTGTTATCAACTGACGCTTGGCTCTTAGAAAATGACGACTTTTTGGAGGAGAGCGATATAGTCCTGATGGATGTTAAAGATATATCGCTGAAATTTCTTACCAAGTTCAACATGTCTATCGCTAAGAAGATGACCAGATATCAACAG GAAGGGATGCCCATTCGGCTGAAAGAGATACACATAGTGAACGCACCTTCGTACATTGACAAGATCTTTAATTTGCTCAAACCTGTGCTGAAGCCGGAAATTACACAAATG GTGCATTTCCACACGCCAAAATCGGAGACTCTGTATCAGTACCTGAGCAGGGCGGAGCTGCCGGCGGAGCtcggcggcgcgcgcggcgcgctGCGCGGGCACGCGGCGCACGTCGCGGACATGGTCGCCAGGCACCGGTCTGACATGAGAATTA ATCATCTCCGCACACGGACCTACTTGATAAGAACTACTTACAAACTCAAATTACTAACAAATACCTTTAGCGTCAACAATACATTCTTATTGGGGTTCGCTCGCACACGATGCAACTAG
- the LOC128675748 gene encoding alpha-tocopherol transfer protein-like isoform X4: MTEVKSPEETDKLVQQMRDWYDSQPHLPKDIDDKFLLRFLHSCYYDVEAATVAMDLFFSIRLSAIDLFSNRDPLSLAMQKTFKITNLAQLRISGNRKLWIWQLNDPGLDNYDYAQDAKLFLLSTDAWLLENDDFLEESDIVLMDVKDISLKFLTKFNMSIAKKMTRYQQEGMPIRLKEIHIVNAPSYIDKIFNLLKPVLKPEITQMVHFHTPKSETLYQYLSRAELPAELGGARGALRGHAAHVADMVARHRSDMRINHLRTRTYLIRTTYKLKLLTNTFSVNNTFLLGFARTRCN, encoded by the exons ATGACGGAGGTGAAGAGCCCAGAGGAGACGGACAAATTAGTTCAGCAGATGCGTGATTGGTACGACAGTCAGCCACATTTACCTAAGGATATag aTGACAAATTCCTCCTTCGCTTCCTGCACAGTTGCTATTACGATGTGGAGGCTGCGACGGTGGCAATGGACCTCTTCTTCAGCATCAGACTGTCCGCTATAGACCTGTTCAGCAACAGGGACCCTTTGTCGTTGGCCATGCAGAAAACATTCAAGATAAC AAATCTAGCTCAGCTTCGAATTTCGGGCAACAGAAAGCTATGGATATGGCAACTAAACGACCCAGGTTTAGATAACTACGACTACGCACAAGATGCGAAATTGTTCCTGTTATCAACTGACGCTTGGCTCTTAGAAAATGACGACTTTTTGGAGGAGAGCGATATAGTCCTGATGGATGTTAAAGATATATCGCTGAAATTTCTTACCAAGTTCAACATGTCTATCGCTAAGAAGATGACCAGATATCAACAG GAAGGGATGCCCATTCGGCTGAAAGAGATACACATAGTGAACGCACCTTCGTACATTGACAAGATCTTTAATTTGCTCAAACCTGTGCTGAAGCCGGAAATTACACAAATG GTGCATTTCCACACGCCAAAATCGGAGACTCTGTATCAGTACCTGAGCAGGGCGGAGCTGCCGGCGGAGCtcggcggcgcgcgcggcgcgctGCGCGGGCACGCGGCGCACGTCGCGGACATGGTCGCCAGGCACCGGTCTGACATGAGAATTA ATCATCTCCGCACACGGACCTACTTGATAAGAACTACTTACAAACTCAAATTACTAACAAATACCTTTAGCGTCAACAATACATTCTTATTGGGGTTCGCTCGCACACGATGCAACTAG
- the LOC128675743 gene encoding uncharacterized protein LOC128675743: MPYTKMVFVKFALIFLLIGEGSAKVNPHGPTVVNDLASCVTNVIEINFKRPGILVFANTNNFSTSVSRIRSQLLSYLHEDIKYSIEITSPDGQETICGENNEYDIGVLHRDHFEPVIEADYYVLIIDDYKDFTGLASKIIRSRRWNSRAKFIVLLLNFARIQTNVNYVERIITCLYNFYVLDIIIILPHESNIRNALIYGWRAYEPPKYCGYFNETAKDRSILINTCEKGRLKNNVSVFPDQIPKSMKGCILHILALKREPFVSGNENEFNMEEYLVNEVFKTFHFTVEYDVIHSFRGERYDGEWNGALKLLSNKRGHILLGGIFPDFDVHEDFESSTFYLSDSYTWVVPRAPASPRWVALFIIFSNFVWLCVCITFLICVMSWIFLGFLSRDTSYNRYFGHCFLNSWACTLGFCSYIRPKKESLRLFYVFFNLYCILNLTAYQTKLIDVLRNPTFEYQIKTIEELLSSGLSFGGAEDLHDLFYNSSDSFDNLIGERWVDVDDIRIALIDVTVHRNFSLLCSRLELTHMSAIMPELSDSFGNLKYYVFDQSMFTVPNEMVARRGFPFMQDISQRLSALRQSGANAGVRRLFKSFNARRRAKLLRSITSTSKSNGLSIQHLQGGFLALALGYVSGTFVLFVEVVYSSKILNAKILEWRRKISKIM; encoded by the coding sequence ATGCCATACACGAAAAtggtttttgtaaaatttgccTTGATATTTCTACTGATAGGCGAAGGCAGTGCTAAAGTGAATCCGCACGGACCGACAGTTGTTAACGATTTAGCCAGTTGTGTTACTAATGTCATCGAAATAAACTTCAAGAGGCCGGGCATACTAGTTTTTGCGAACACGAACAATTTCAGCACGTCAGTTTCAAGAATAAGGTCCCAGCTGTTATCATACCTTCATGAGGATATTAAATACTCTATTGAGATTACGAGTCCTGACGGTCAAGAAACGATTTGTGGTGAAAATAATGAGTATGATATTGGTGTATTGCATAGAGACCACTTCGAACCGGTCATTGAAGCAGATTACTATGTCTTAATCATTGACGATTATAAAGATTTCACTGGCTTAGCTAGCAAGATTATTCGGTCACGCAGATGGAACTCTAGAGCCAAATTTATAGTACTGTTACTTAATTTTGCAAGAATTCAGACGAATGTTAATTATGTAGAAAGAATCATCACTTgtctgtataatttttatgtcttggatataattattattttgccaCATGAAAGTAACATTCGCAATGCGTTGATCTATGGATGGCGAGCGTATGAACCCCCGAAATATTGTGGTTATTTCAACGAGACTGCCAAAGACAGATCGATACTAATAAACACATGCGAGAAGGGGcgattgaaaaataatgtcagTGTATTTCCTGATCAAATACCGAAGAGTATGAAAGGATGCATACTTCACATTCTTGCTTTGAAACGAGAACCTTTTGTCAGCGGAAACGAAAACGAGTTCAACATGGAAGAATATCTTGTCAATGAGGTGTTCAAAACTTTTCACTTTACAGTTGAATATGATGTCATACATTCCTTCAGAGGAGAGAGATATGACGGAGAGTGGAACGGCGCTTTAAAACTGTTGTCAAATAAAAGAGGACATATTCTGTTAGGGGGAATATTCCCCGATTTCGATGTTCATGAAGATTTTGAGTCGAGCACGTTCTATTTATCAGACTCGTACACTTGGGTCGTACCGCGAGCGCCTGCCTCACCACGCTGGGTCGCTCTATTCATAATCTTTTctaattttgtttggttatGCGTCTGTATTACTTTCTTAATATGTGTGATGTCCTGGATCTTTCTGGGTTTTTTAAGTAGGGACACATCTTACAATAGGTATTTTGGTCATTGTTTTCTTAATTCATGGGCTTGTACCTTGGGATTTTGTTCCTACATCCGCCCAAAGAAGGAAAGTCTGAGacttttttatgtgttttttaatttatattgtatattaaatttgaccGCTTACCAAACTAAGCTGATTGACGTATTGAGGAATCCAACTTTCGAGTATCAGATCAAAACAATAGAAGAGCTGCTCTCGAGTGGTCTTAGCTTCGGAGGCGCTGAGGATTTGCAtgacttattttataattctagCGATTCCTTCGACAATTTGATTGGGGAGCGATGGGTGGACGTGGATGACATTCGTATAGCTTTGATAGACGTAACAGTTCACAGAAATTTTTCGCTGCTGTGCAGTAGGCTTGAGCTCACTCATATGTCAGCCATAATGCCGGAACTAAGCGATAGTTTTGGTAACTTGAAGTATTACGTGTTTGATCAGAGTATGTTCACGGTTCCGAACGAGATGGTCGCTCGTCGAGGGTTCCCTTTCATGCAGGATATTTCCCAGAGATTGAGCGCGTTAAGGCAGAGCGGCGCTAACGCTGGAGTTAGAAGGTTATTCAAAAGTTTCAATGCAAGGAGAAGGGCCAAATTGCTTCGATCTATAACGAGTACAAGCAAAAGTAATGGGCTTTCTATTCAACATTTACAAGGAGGATTTTTAGCTTTAGCCTTAGGTTACGTGAGTGGcacctttgttttatttgtagagGTTGTTTACAGCAGTAAAATTCTTAATGCTAAGATATTGGAATGGCGCAggaaaatttctaaaataatgtaa